The following proteins are co-located in the Sphingomonas donggukensis genome:
- a CDS encoding glutamate ligase domain-containing protein, whose product MQHGKRFFFVGVGGSGMMPLAMILAGRGASVEGSDRGLDAGRVPAKFAALEALGVRLHPQDGSGVVSPEQTVVASAAVEDSVADIVAATRIGAPRMTRAELNAELFNAAALSIGVAGTSGKSTVTGMIGWILHALGRDPTVMNGAVMKDFAGPDAPFASALVGHGDAYVSEVDESDGSIALYAPHIAVLNNVSLDHKSLDELRDLFGDFAAKARTTIVNIGDAEAAALATALDPTRTVTVAIDRPADLTATALAPDRFAIAFDLIAGEECHRVTLAVPGAHNVANALAAIAAVRAAGVPLADAVRTIAGFTGLRRRFDLVGEANGVAVIDDFGHNPDKIAATLATLHAFPGRLLVLFQPHGYGPLKVMRRELVAMFAEHLAPQDLLILPDPVYQGGTVARDVTSADIVADIAISGRTAQHIPDRDAAAAHLVATAQPGDRIVIMGARDDTLSLLAADMVGRLALLRSC is encoded by the coding sequence ATGCAGCACGGCAAACGCTTCTTCTTCGTCGGGGTCGGCGGCTCGGGAATGATGCCGCTGGCGATGATCCTCGCCGGCCGCGGGGCAAGCGTCGAAGGCTCCGATCGCGGCCTCGACGCCGGGCGCGTTCCCGCCAAGTTCGCGGCGCTGGAGGCGCTGGGCGTGCGTCTTCACCCGCAGGACGGCAGCGGCGTCGTCTCGCCCGAGCAGACCGTCGTCGCCTCTGCCGCGGTCGAGGACAGCGTCGCAGACATCGTCGCCGCGACGCGCATCGGCGCGCCGCGCATGACCCGCGCGGAACTGAACGCGGAACTATTCAACGCCGCCGCGCTCTCGATCGGGGTCGCCGGGACGAGCGGCAAGTCGACCGTCACCGGCATGATCGGCTGGATCCTTCATGCGCTCGGGCGCGACCCGACCGTGATGAACGGCGCGGTGATGAAGGATTTTGCCGGGCCCGACGCGCCCTTCGCCAGCGCCCTCGTCGGCCACGGCGATGCGTACGTGAGCGAAGTCGATGAAAGCGACGGCTCGATCGCGCTCTACGCGCCGCACATCGCCGTGCTGAACAACGTCAGCCTCGACCACAAGTCGCTGGACGAACTCCGCGACCTGTTCGGCGATTTCGCGGCCAAGGCGCGCACGACCATAGTCAATATCGGCGATGCGGAGGCCGCCGCGCTCGCCACCGCGCTCGACCCGACACGCACCGTCACCGTCGCGATCGACCGCCCCGCGGACCTGACCGCGACCGCGCTCGCTCCCGACCGCTTCGCCATCGCCTTCGATCTGATCGCCGGCGAGGAGTGCCACCGCGTGACCCTAGCGGTGCCGGGCGCACACAACGTCGCCAACGCGCTTGCCGCCATCGCCGCGGTGCGCGCGGCAGGTGTGCCGCTCGCCGATGCCGTCCGCACCATCGCCGGCTTCACCGGGCTCCGGCGCCGCTTCGACCTCGTCGGCGAAGCGAACGGCGTCGCGGTCATCGACGATTTCGGCCACAACCCCGACAAGATCGCCGCGACTCTCGCCACCCTCCACGCGTTTCCGGGCCGGCTGCTCGTCCTCTTCCAGCCCCACGGCTACGGCCCGCTGAAGGTCATGCGCCGCGAACTGGTCGCGATGTTCGCCGAACATCTTGCCCCGCAAGATCTGCTCATCCTGCCCGACCCGGTCTATCAGGGGGGCACCGTCGCCCGCGACGTCACCAGCGCCGATATCGTCGCCGACATCGCCATCTCCGGGCGCACCGCGCAGCACATCCCCGACCGCGACGCCGCCGCCGCGCATCTGGTGGCCACCGCACAGCCCGGCGACCGCATCGTCATCATGGGCGCCCGCGACGACACGCTGAGCCTGCTCGCGGCGGACATGGTCGGCCGGCTCGCACTTCTCCGTTCGTGCTGA
- a CDS encoding helix-turn-helix transcriptional regulator, producing the protein MKNRLKDLRAERGWSQQHLADALEVSRQSVNAIETGRYDPSLPLAFRIADLFGQPIEAIFLNPKETEQ; encoded by the coding sequence GTGAAGAACCGCCTGAAGGACCTGCGCGCCGAGCGCGGCTGGAGCCAGCAGCACCTGGCCGACGCGCTCGAGGTGTCGCGCCAGAGCGTCAACGCCATCGAGACGGGGCGCTACGACCCCTCCCTCCCCCTCGCCTTCCGCATCGCCGACCTGTTCGGCCAGCCGATCGAGGCGATCTTCCTCAATCCGAAGGAAACCGAACAATGA
- a CDS encoding alpha/beta fold hydrolase, whose protein sequence is MIRIALLLATALIPAAATAQTPRATAATSAVPLVQLDHISIQSVGKGPPLVLIPGLACPRAVWDAFVPQLAKSHRVLLVQVNGFGGDAPGANLKPGVLDGIVADLHAYLAREKLRDVPVVGHSMGGLVAMMLAKAHADDVSKLMIVDSLPYFAVLMAPPGVDPTPAMVAPQAAVMRDRVAANYGKSLSPEAIEAQTRGLALKPASIALMKSWAAAADARVTGQAMYEDLTTDLRGDLSAIRTPITLVYPWNAAGPTKEMAGPFYRKQYAAAPAITYVDIGDAAHMVMLDQPAAFARALDDFLAK, encoded by the coding sequence ATGATCCGTATCGCCCTTCTGCTTGCTACCGCGCTGATCCCCGCCGCCGCGACCGCACAGACACCGCGCGCAACCGCCGCGACCAGCGCCGTACCCCTCGTCCAGCTCGACCACATCTCGATCCAGTCGGTTGGCAAGGGGCCGCCGCTGGTGCTGATCCCCGGCCTCGCCTGCCCGCGTGCGGTCTGGGATGCGTTCGTGCCGCAGCTCGCGAAATCGCACCGCGTGCTGCTTGTGCAGGTCAACGGCTTCGGCGGCGACGCGCCGGGTGCCAATCTGAAGCCGGGTGTGCTCGACGGCATCGTCGCCGATCTCCACGCCTATCTGGCTCGCGAAAAGCTGCGCGACGTGCCGGTGGTCGGCCATTCGATGGGTGGGCTGGTCGCGATGATGCTCGCCAAGGCCCATGCCGACGACGTGTCGAAGCTGATGATCGTCGATTCGCTTCCCTATTTCGCGGTGCTGATGGCGCCTCCGGGCGTCGATCCGACCCCGGCGATGGTCGCGCCGCAGGCGGCGGTCATGCGCGACCGCGTTGCCGCCAACTACGGCAAGTCGCTCAGCCCCGAAGCGATAGAGGCGCAGACCCGCGGCCTCGCGCTGAAACCCGCCAGCATCGCGCTGATGAAAAGCTGGGCCGCCGCCGCCGATGCTCGCGTGACGGGTCAGGCGATGTACGAGGATCTGACCACCGACCTGCGCGGCGACCTTTCCGCCATCCGCACGCCGATCACCCTGGTCTATCCGTGGAACGCCGCCGGCCCGACGAAGGAAATGGCCGGGCCTTTCTATCGCAAACAATATGCCGCGGCGCCCGCGATCACCTATGTCGATATCGGCGATGCCGCGCACATGGTCATGCTCGACCAGCCCGCCGCCTTCGCGCGCGCCTTGGACGATTTCCTCGCGAAGTGA
- a CDS encoding YjgN family protein: MIEDAGAAHSAFAFRGTWREFAPIAFTNLLLTIVTLGIYRFWAKTRERQYLSSRTRFIDDTMEWTGTGLELFIGFVLVLIVFGLPLLALQFGIQALAMRGQEGVAALLGIALYLSFLFLFGVARFRALRYRLSRTLWHGISGGSDDQGFEYGVQATWRPIVGGFAFGLLIPWSMVSLWNEKWSRMSFGPHEFTSTADSGPVLKRMLICVALAIPVLLVTGGLIGLTAAGVAQIAPETPLAILFALLPVFYLLVFIVFPITFYAVFFRECVSNMTLGHLEFQFDARTIDWVKLYLVDVALVIGTLGIGAIFLGYRHWSFFIRHLEAYGEVDLDSLTGSTTRRPGQGEGMLDAFDIGAI, from the coding sequence ATGATCGAGGATGCGGGCGCTGCCCACAGCGCCTTCGCGTTTCGCGGCACGTGGCGGGAATTCGCGCCGATCGCGTTCACGAATTTGTTGCTGACCATCGTCACGCTCGGCATCTACCGGTTCTGGGCCAAGACCCGCGAGCGGCAGTATCTCTCGAGCCGCACGCGCTTCATCGACGATACGATGGAATGGACCGGCACCGGCCTCGAGCTGTTCATCGGTTTCGTCCTCGTCCTGATCGTCTTCGGACTGCCGCTGCTCGCCCTGCAGTTCGGCATCCAGGCGCTCGCGATGCGCGGGCAGGAGGGGGTCGCCGCGCTGCTCGGAATCGCCCTGTACCTGTCGTTCCTGTTCCTCTTCGGCGTCGCCCGCTTCCGCGCGCTGCGCTACCGCCTCAGCCGCACCTTGTGGCACGGCATCTCGGGCGGCAGCGACGATCAGGGCTTCGAATATGGCGTGCAGGCGACGTGGCGCCCGATCGTCGGCGGCTTCGCCTTCGGCCTGCTGATCCCGTGGTCGATGGTGTCGCTGTGGAACGAGAAATGGTCGCGGATGAGCTTCGGCCCGCACGAGTTCACCAGCACCGCCGACAGCGGGCCGGTGCTGAAACGCATGCTGATCTGCGTGGCGCTGGCGATTCCCGTCCTGCTCGTCACCGGCGGGCTGATCGGGCTGACAGCGGCGGGCGTGGCGCAGATCGCGCCCGAGACGCCGCTCGCCATCCTTTTCGCGCTCCTGCCGGTGTTCTACCTGCTGGTGTTCATCGTCTTCCCGATCACCTTCTACGCAGTGTTCTTTCGCGAGTGCGTCAGCAACATGACGCTCGGGCACCTGGAGTTCCAGTTCGACGCGCGCACGATCGACTGGGTGAAGCTGTACCTGGTCGATGTCGCCCTCGTCATCGGCACGCTCGGCATCGGCGCGATCTTCCTCGGCTATCGCCACTGGAGCTTCTTCATCCGCCACCTGGAAGCGTATGGCGAAGTCGATCTCGACAGCCTGACCGGTTCGACTACCCGCCGCCCCGGCCAGGGCGAGGGGATGCTCGACGCGTTCGACATCGGCGCGATCTGA
- a CDS encoding M48 family metallopeptidase — translation MEAWHYDGLVARRRHPRVRADADGLYLSEGDWAEGPIPWDALVTRDRNAQGWLLGRRDRDGWRLGLEGDVPADLAARLPQPVRYGGFIDRIGLMPAAIACAGVAAIVVAVGMAAPGWVAKAVPMSWERRIGTAMIGDFGGRLCDGPGGQAALDRLVRRIEPAGEPLDVRVAAVPMVNAAALPGGRIVIFEKLLTEASGPDEVAGVLAHEIGHVRHRDVLSAMARQAGIGLLLASFTGDVGNALGTLIAARYSRGAESAADGYAIAALATNGISPLPTARFFRKLAAMEEKLPQTALGYLSSHPLSKERRARFEASARTHRGDTPALTDADWQTLRRICTTDKAVVRGRLPF, via the coding sequence GTGGAGGCGTGGCATTACGACGGACTGGTCGCGCGCCGCCGCCACCCGCGGGTGCGCGCCGATGCCGACGGGCTGTACCTGAGCGAGGGTGACTGGGCGGAGGGCCCGATCCCGTGGGACGCGCTCGTCACCCGCGATCGCAACGCGCAGGGGTGGCTGCTCGGGCGGCGCGATCGTGACGGGTGGCGGCTGGGGCTGGAGGGCGACGTCCCCGCCGACCTCGCCGCCCGCCTGCCGCAGCCGGTGCGCTACGGCGGCTTCATCGACCGCATCGGCCTGATGCCCGCCGCCATCGCCTGCGCCGGGGTCGCCGCGATCGTGGTCGCGGTCGGCATGGCCGCGCCCGGATGGGTCGCGAAGGCGGTGCCGATGAGCTGGGAACGCCGCATCGGTACCGCGATGATCGGCGATTTCGGCGGGCGGCTGTGCGACGGCCCCGGCGGCCAGGCCGCGCTCGACCGCCTCGTCCGCCGTATCGAGCCGGCGGGCGAGCCGCTCGACGTCCGCGTCGCCGCCGTGCCGATGGTCAACGCCGCGGCACTCCCCGGCGGGCGCATCGTGATCTTCGAAAAGCTGCTCACCGAAGCCTCCGGCCCAGACGAAGTCGCGGGCGTGCTGGCGCATGAGATCGGCCATGTCCGCCACCGCGACGTGCTGTCGGCAATGGCGCGGCAGGCGGGCATCGGCCTGCTGCTGGCGAGCTTCACCGGCGACGTCGGCAATGCGCTCGGCACGCTGATCGCCGCACGCTATTCGCGCGGGGCCGAAAGCGCGGCGGACGGCTACGCGATCGCCGCGCTCGCCACCAACGGCATCTCCCCGCTCCCGACGGCGCGCTTCTTCCGCAAGCTCGCCGCGATGGAGGAGAAGTTGCCGCAGACCGCGCTCGGCTACCTCTCCAGCCACCCGCTGTCGAAGGAGCGCCGCGCGCGCTTCGAGGCGAGCGCGCGCACCCACCGCGGCGACACCCCCGCCCTCACCGACGCCGACTGGCAGACGCTCCGCCGCATCTGCACGACCGACAAGGCCGTGGTGCGCGGCAGGCTGCCGTTCTGA
- a CDS encoding class I SAM-dependent methyltransferase: protein MDSFYDDPEVVKDHIRRGRHRQLIGGAWDEIGQLQFDFLVGQGLQPSHVLLDVGAGAFRAGVRLIPYLDPGNYWAIDKSALLLQAGWDLELKRARLTDRQPRDQIVALEDFEFDRLGATFDFAIAQSLFTHLSLNRIRRCLARLAPSMRPGGRLFATFFEIDASADPEQDHVHAPSGVVSHSDRTFYHYTRADFDHLVARLPWRIDYIGEWGHPRGQRMLGFVRV, encoded by the coding sequence ATGGACAGTTTCTACGACGATCCCGAAGTGGTGAAGGATCACATCCGCCGCGGCCGGCACCGCCAGTTGATCGGCGGCGCGTGGGACGAGATAGGGCAGCTGCAGTTCGATTTTCTGGTCGGGCAGGGGTTGCAGCCGTCGCACGTGCTGCTCGATGTCGGCGCCGGCGCGTTTCGGGCGGGGGTGCGGCTGATCCCGTACCTCGACCCCGGCAACTACTGGGCGATCGACAAGAGCGCGCTGCTGCTCCAGGCCGGCTGGGATCTGGAGCTGAAGCGCGCGCGCCTGACCGACCGGCAGCCGCGCGACCAGATCGTGGCGCTGGAGGATTTCGAGTTCGACCGGCTGGGCGCGACATTCGACTTTGCGATCGCGCAGTCGCTGTTCACGCATCTGTCGCTGAACCGCATCCGCCGCTGCCTCGCGCGCCTTGCGCCCTCGATGCGGCCGGGCGGCAGGTTGTTCGCGACCTTCTTCGAAATCGACGCATCGGCGGACCCGGAGCAGGATCACGTCCATGCCCCCTCGGGCGTGGTCAGCCACAGCGACCGGACCTTCTACCATTATACGCGCGCCGATTTCGACCATCTGGTCGCGCGGCTGCCGTGGCGGATCGACTATATCGGCGAGTGGGGCCACCCGCGCGGGCAGCGGATGCTCGGCTTCGTGCGGGTGTAA
- a CDS encoding alpha/beta hydrolase, with protein MTRPLAHHNTPGTGPTLVFLPGYASDMTGSKALAVEGWARARGRAALRFDYAGCGDSPGAFEDYTLADWRDDALAMIDRLDGPVTLIGSSMGGWIALLAALARPQRVAHIVGIAPAPDFTEWGFSDAEKAALARDGRVERASEYGPEPTVFTRAFHESGQALRLTPDQIAIDCPVRFLQGQRDADVPWQRTVDLAARLRSADVQTLLVKDGDHRLSRDADIALLLGIIESLP; from the coding sequence ATGACCCGCCCCCTCGCCCACCACAACACCCCCGGCACCGGCCCGACGCTCGTCTTCCTCCCCGGCTATGCCAGCGACATGACCGGGTCGAAGGCGCTGGCGGTGGAGGGTTGGGCGCGCGCGCGGGGCCGCGCTGCGTTGCGCTTCGATTATGCCGGCTGCGGGGACAGTCCCGGCGCGTTCGAGGATTACACGCTCGCCGACTGGCGCGACGATGCGCTCGCGATGATCGATCGTCTCGACGGGCCTGTCACGCTGATCGGATCGTCGATGGGCGGCTGGATCGCGCTGCTCGCGGCCCTCGCCCGGCCGCAGCGCGTCGCCCACATCGTCGGTATAGCGCCCGCGCCCGACTTCACCGAATGGGGCTTTTCGGACGCGGAGAAGGCCGCGCTCGCCCGCGACGGTCGCGTCGAGCGCGCATCCGAATACGGCCCCGAACCCACGGTCTTCACCCGCGCCTTCCACGAATCCGGCCAGGCACTCCGACTGACGCCCGACCAAATCGCGATCGATTGCCCGGTCCGCTTCCTCCAGGGCCAGCGCGACGCGGACGTCCCGTGGCAGCGCACCGTCGACCTCGCCGCGCGCTTGCGTTCAGCCGACGTGCAGACGCTGCTCGTCAAGGACGGCGATCACCGCCTGTCGCGCGACGCCGATATCGCGCTGCTGCTCGGCATCATCGAGAGCCTGCCATGA
- a CDS encoding tetratricopeptide repeat protein codes for MILLALLLQFAAPAAQEARFDTCVDLATSNSDGGVADASAWKLSGGGFLADQCLGIAHASARRFESAATAFERAARGAEVAKDRRAANYWAQAGNAWLAAGDAVKGRAALDAALAGGALTGTALGEAHLDRARALVAANEPVKARADIDLALASAPADPLAWLLSATLARRSGDLPRAQKDIAEALSRAADDASVQLESGNIAALAGDEAGARGGWLKAVQIAPATPVGRAAKAALAQFDAGK; via the coding sequence ATGATCCTCCTCGCCCTCCTGCTCCAGTTCGCCGCCCCCGCCGCACAGGAAGCGCGCTTCGACACCTGCGTCGATCTCGCCACCAGCAACAGCGACGGCGGCGTCGCCGATGCGTCGGCGTGGAAGCTGTCGGGCGGCGGGTTCCTCGCCGACCAGTGCCTCGGCATCGCCCATGCCTCGGCGCGCCGCTTCGAAAGCGCCGCCACCGCATTCGAGCGCGCGGCCCGCGGGGCGGAAGTCGCCAAGGATCGCCGCGCCGCCAATTACTGGGCGCAGGCGGGTAACGCCTGGCTTGCCGCCGGTGACGCGGTTAAGGGCCGCGCGGCACTCGACGCCGCGCTCGCGGGTGGTGCGCTCACCGGCACGGCGCTGGGTGAGGCGCACCTCGACCGAGCCCGCGCGCTGGTCGCCGCGAACGAGCCGGTGAAAGCGCGCGCCGACATCGACCTCGCGCTCGCGAGCGCGCCCGCCGACCCGCTCGCGTGGCTGCTCTCGGCAACCCTCGCCCGCCGCAGCGGCGACCTGCCCCGCGCACAGAAGGATATTGCCGAGGCGCTGTCGCGCGCCGCCGACGACGCCTCGGTCCAACTCGAGTCGGGCAACATCGCCGCGCTCGCGGGGGATGAGGCGGGCGCGCGCGGCGGCTGGCTGAAGGCGGTGCAGATCGCCCCCGCCACACCGGTCGGTCGCGCCGCCAAGGCCGCACTCGCGCAGTTCGACGCTGGAAAATAG
- a CDS encoding VOC family protein produces MHYLHTMIRVTDPEATIRFFEVLGLREVRRMENDKGRFTLIFLAADEDMNAPGERAKAEVELTYNWPAEGEAGEAYTGGRNFGHLAYRVDDIYATCQRLIDAGYTVNRPPRDGHMAFVRTPDNISIELLQNGVLDPAEPWTSMPNVGEW; encoded by the coding sequence ATGCACTATCTCCACACCATGATCCGCGTGACCGATCCCGAGGCGACGATTCGCTTCTTCGAGGTCTTGGGCCTGAGGGAAGTGCGGCGGATGGAGAATGACAAGGGCCGCTTCACGCTGATCTTCCTCGCTGCGGACGAGGACATGAACGCACCCGGCGAACGCGCGAAGGCCGAGGTCGAGCTGACCTACAATTGGCCCGCCGAGGGCGAGGCCGGCGAAGCGTACACCGGCGGGCGCAATTTCGGCCACCTCGCCTACCGCGTCGACGACATCTACGCGACGTGCCAGCGGCTGATCGATGCCGGCTACACCGTCAACCGCCCCCCGCGCGACGGCCACATGGCCTTCGTCCGCACCCCCGACAACATCTCGATCGAGCTGCTCCAGAACGGCGTCCTCGACCCCGCCGAGCCGTGGACGTCGATGCCCAACGTCGGGGAGTGGTGA
- the gloB gene encoding hydroxyacylglutathione hydrolase: protein MTALQIACVPALSDNYIWLVHDPATGGTAVVDPGEAAPALAAAEERGWQIDRIWITHWHPDHTVGIAAIVAATGAKVTGPVAEAAKIAGLDATVAEGDTITLGDHVARVLETPGHTAGHVTFHFADDALLFPGDTLFAMGCGRLFEGTAEQMFANMARFAALPDETIVYGAHEYTQSNGRYARVAEPDNAAISKRMVEVDALRARGEPTLPTTIGQERATNPFLRAKSAAELADARAAKDGFRG from the coding sequence ATGACCGCCCTCCAGATCGCCTGCGTTCCCGCGCTCAGCGACAATTACATCTGGCTGGTCCACGACCCCGCAACCGGCGGCACCGCGGTCGTCGATCCGGGCGAGGCCGCCCCCGCGCTCGCCGCCGCCGAGGAACGTGGGTGGCAGATCGACCGCATCTGGATCACCCACTGGCACCCCGACCACACCGTCGGCATCGCCGCGATCGTCGCCGCGACGGGGGCGAAGGTCACCGGCCCCGTCGCCGAGGCTGCGAAGATCGCCGGCCTCGACGCCACCGTGGCGGAAGGCGACACGATCACGCTCGGCGACCACGTCGCGAGGGTGCTCGAAACCCCCGGCCACACCGCGGGGCACGTCACCTTCCACTTCGCCGACGACGCGCTGCTGTTCCCCGGCGACACGCTGTTCGCGATGGGCTGCGGCCGGTTGTTCGAGGGGACGGCGGAACAGATGTTCGCCAACATGGCGCGGTTCGCAGCCCTCCCCGACGAAACGATCGTGTACGGCGCACACGAATATACCCAGTCCAACGGTCGCTATGCCCGCGTCGCCGAGCCCGACAACGCCGCGATTTCCAAGCGCATGGTGGAGGTCGACGCCCTGCGCGCGCGGGGCGAACCGACGCTCCCCACCACCATCGGCCAGGAGCGCGCGACCAATCCCTTCCTCCGCGCCAAATCCGCCGCGGAACTGGCCGACGCCCGCGCCGCCAAGGATGGTTTTCGCGGCTGA